A single genomic interval of candidate division TA06 bacterium harbors:
- a CDS encoding amidohydrolase — MKKTPKAGTVRLFTNARIHAVADINTDEAMACDAFTGTILSVGKSKELMSSYKSLKPEIIDLQGMTVLPGFTDCHTHFCGYSLMLSRPNLDGIGSLKGCQEKVFSYLKGKRPGQWIIGTGWNKNIWAEGRLPHKNDLDAVAPSNPVFLWSKDWHTGWVNSAAIKALGLSHSTQANTGGVVELDARGSLTGLLREEAANACYLQIPKPSWPEYRQALTAGQRSLAGLGFTCFHTMETSEEFQALQDLKNEDALKLSAVCYLRHQSLGDLISLGVRSGFGDKKLKFGGLKLFVDGSLGSQTALMLQPYENSRSQGILAMDQDQLLSLVTAASRNGIACAVHAIGDAANRLALDIFERVRDLNPKLRHRIEHCQLMAPDDIARFGKLGLIASVQPVHYPSDRELIARHWGARGRYAYPFGSLSGSGARLAFGSDTPIESPNPWPAIQAAVCRKEEGITVKDAVRAYTSNAAYASNDEAVKGTLEPGKQADFICLSEDMFQVKADAIGRLKVKRTFVGGKEI; from the coding sequence ATGAAGAAAACGCCTAAGGCCGGAACGGTCAGGCTCTTCACCAACGCCAGGATCCATGCCGTTGCGGACATAAACACTGACGAAGCCATGGCCTGCGACGCTTTTACCGGAACCATCCTGTCGGTGGGAAAATCCAAAGAACTGATGAGCAGTTATAAATCTCTGAAGCCGGAGATCATAGACCTTCAGGGAATGACCGTCCTGCCGGGCTTCACCGACTGCCACACCCATTTTTGCGGCTATTCCCTGATGCTCAGCCGGCCCAATTTGGACGGGATCGGATCGCTAAAGGGCTGCCAGGAAAAGGTCTTCTCTTATCTCAAGGGAAAAAGACCGGGGCAGTGGATCATCGGCACCGGCTGGAACAAGAACATCTGGGCCGAAGGCCGCCTGCCCCATAAAAACGATCTTGACGCCGTAGCTCCTTCCAACCCGGTCTTCTTGTGGAGCAAGGACTGGCACACCGGATGGGTCAACAGCGCCGCCATCAAGGCCCTGGGCTTGTCGCACAGCACCCAGGCCAACACCGGCGGCGTGGTGGAGCTTGACGCCCGGGGGAGTTTGACCGGCCTGCTGCGGGAGGAGGCCGCCAATGCCTGCTATCTGCAGATCCCCAAGCCTTCCTGGCCGGAATACCGGCAGGCCCTGACGGCCGGGCAAAGGTCCCTGGCCGGACTGGGATTCACCTGTTTTCATACCATGGAGACCAGCGAAGAGTTCCAGGCCCTGCAGGACCTGAAAAACGAAGACGCTTTAAAGCTGTCTGCCGTATGCTACTTAAGACATCAGTCACTGGGCGACCTGATCTCGCTGGGAGTCAGGTCCGGGTTCGGGGATAAAAAGCTGAAATTCGGCGGGCTGAAGCTGTTCGTTGACGGCTCGCTGGGATCGCAGACCGCCCTGATGCTTCAGCCTTACGAGAACAGCCGCTCACAGGGGATACTGGCCATGGATCAGGATCAGCTGCTCTCTTTGGTGACCGCCGCCTCCCGGAACGGGATCGCCTGCGCGGTGCATGCCATCGGCGACGCCGCCAACCGCCTGGCCCTGGACATATTCGAAAGGGTCCGCGATCTGAACCCCAAACTGCGCCATCGGATCGAGCATTGCCAGCTGATGGCCCCGGACGACATCGCCCGGTTCGGGAAGCTGGGCCTCATCGCATCGGTCCAGCCCGTTCACTATCCCTCGGACCGGGAACTGATCGCCAGACACTGGGGAGCCAGGGGCCGCTATGCCTATCCTTTCGGCTCGCTGTCCGGATCCGGAGCCAGGCTGGCCTTCGGCTCCGACACCCCGATAGAGTCCCCCAATCCCTGGCCGGCCATCCAGGCGGCGGTGTGCCGCAAAGAAGAAGGGATCACCGTCAAAGATGCGGTCAGGGCTTATACCTCCAATGCCGCCTATGCTTCCAATGATGAAGCGGTAAAGGGTACCTTGGAACCGGGCAAGCAGGCAGATTTCATCTGCCTGTCCGAAGACATGTTTCAAGTAAAGGCAGATGCGATCGGGCGGTTAAAGGTAAAAAGAACATTTGTAGGCGGAAAAGAAATTTAA
- a CDS encoding M28 family peptidase — protein sequence MKTALNIIVVLSLLVGIPTITKADTLIANPYLEYDPVIGSMTAQVDTLSLKYYMESLQSFYNHSIFRSNYDSTVQWLVDQFTMMGISDVRLDSFYHPIAKRNGYNIVATLPGLLDTSIVYITGGHYDTGGTIDLNGDTCNSPGADDNGSGTTAVLEMARLLALPGNRPNCTVRFIAFDAEESGLLGSKHYAEEAYEQNMNIGLMSNYDCIGSRLCDTLYHIVPQSGSEAFTVLLALSAEKYGNDGANAIRAAIGDDMSSDFISFHDLGYHTTHSQEYFIDYTFIHSWHDSTIYINYPAMANIIRSGLGLMATVSNYPRATKPAVKDAGSGTELLINWEPDIAGNIVAYNIYWGRSSGVYTDSATTGLTEYIISGLKEDSLYYVGVIAIDDSGRESPVISETTGIPRSMPLIPSSMTAVPVDSGISLFWKKNQELDIAGYEAYCKIDDGSFDSLTVVTDTQLVIRPLPGANKYYYKVRAFDSDGNYSPFTDSAYARPITLDQGVLLMDETNNWTTGSFPRDAQQDSFYNYILNGYKYEPYEYGTSLQKPILADLGPYSTVAWFSDDYVTLLASGAVNDMKSYLDNGGKLWLAGWKPTGDVMGSASYPDDFIFGNILYDNFKISHAELSSTVDSFKTAIGLKGYPDIAVDTLKYPSTIWGKTFRSIEALTPLAGADTIYVMDMKNNGSTFEGKACAVRDSGKTVFFGFPLYFMDREQVKLAAQKVMAEFGEVPLGVVGKPDNRERISDFRLFQNSPNPFSQQTNISYQLPKNGMVKLNIYNIAGQLVKTLVNSEQQAGSYTVKWNGRDDNGLQASNGVYVCKLEAAGIKGTKKMLLLR from the coding sequence ACCTGGAATACGATCCGGTGATAGGCTCAATGACAGCTCAGGTTGATACTTTATCTCTCAAATATTATATGGAAAGCCTGCAGTCATTTTATAATCATAGCATTTTCAGATCAAATTATGACAGCACTGTGCAGTGGCTGGTTGATCAATTTACTATGATGGGCATCAGCGACGTCAGGTTGGATTCATTTTACCATCCCATAGCAAAAAGGAATGGTTACAACATAGTGGCTACCCTCCCTGGTTTACTCGATACTTCGATAGTATATATCACAGGCGGTCATTATGACACAGGTGGAACTATTGATCTGAACGGAGATACTTGCAATAGCCCTGGCGCGGACGACAACGGTTCTGGTACCACGGCGGTACTGGAGATGGCCAGGTTGCTGGCGTTGCCTGGGAACCGACCGAACTGCACCGTTAGATTCATTGCCTTCGATGCTGAGGAATCAGGATTATTGGGAAGTAAACATTATGCTGAAGAAGCATATGAGCAGAACATGAATATCGGCCTGATGAGCAATTATGACTGCATTGGAAGCCGTTTATGTGATACTCTTTATCACATAGTGCCCCAATCGGGTTCGGAGGCATTCACCGTATTACTTGCCTTATCTGCGGAAAAGTACGGTAACGATGGAGCCAACGCAATCCGGGCTGCAATAGGGGATGATATGTCAAGCGACTTTATTTCATTTCATGACCTGGGGTACCATACCACACACAGTCAGGAATACTTTATTGATTATACGTTCATTCACTCGTGGCACGACAGCACTATTTACATCAACTATCCAGCCATGGCTAACATCATCAGGAGCGGATTGGGGCTGATGGCTACCGTATCAAATTATCCCAGAGCTACCAAACCGGCAGTAAAAGATGCCGGTAGCGGTACGGAGCTTTTAATTAATTGGGAACCAGATATCGCAGGCAATATAGTGGCCTATAATATCTATTGGGGCCGCAGTTCTGGGGTGTATACCGATTCAGCCACTACTGGGTTGACAGAGTATATCATTTCCGGATTAAAGGAAGATAGTTTGTATTATGTGGGTGTCATTGCTATTGATGACTCTGGCCGGGAAAGCCCAGTGATATCGGAAACAACCGGGATCCCGAGATCAATGCCTTTGATCCCATCAAGCATGACGGCTGTCCCGGTGGATTCGGGCATTTCCCTGTTTTGGAAGAAAAACCAGGAGCTTGACATAGCCGGGTATGAGGCATACTGTAAAATTGATGATGGTTCTTTTGACAGTTTAACTGTAGTGACAGATACGCAGTTGGTGATCAGACCATTGCCCGGTGCCAATAAATACTATTACAAGGTCCGTGCCTTCGACTCCGATGGCAACTATAGCCCATTTACCGACTCGGCCTACGCCCGGCCGATCACCCTGGACCAGGGGGTTCTTTTGATGGACGAGACCAATAATTGGACCACTGGGAGCTTTCCCCGGGATGCCCAGCAGGACAGCTTCTACAACTATATCCTTAACGGTTACAAGTACGAACCCTACGAGTACGGGACATCGCTGCAAAAGCCTATCCTGGCTGACTTAGGACCGTATTCCACGGTGGCCTGGTTCTCTGATGATTACGTTACATTACTGGCCTCCGGGGCGGTGAATGATATGAAGAGCTACCTTGACAATGGCGGCAAGCTGTGGCTGGCCGGGTGGAAACCAACCGGGGATGTGATGGGCAGCGCCTCATACCCGGATGATTTTATCTTTGGAAACATACTTTATGATAATTTTAAGATATCCCATGCCGAACTATCGAGCACGGTGGACTCCTTCAAAACTGCCATAGGCCTAAAGGGATATCCGGATATAGCTGTGGATACCTTAAAATACCCCTCCACCATCTGGGGCAAGACGTTCCGGAGCATCGAGGCCCTGACCCCGCTGGCCGGGGCAGATACCATCTATGTGATGGACATGAAGAACAATGGCAGTACGTTTGAAGGCAAAGCCTGTGCGGTGCGGGACTCGGGGAAGACGGTGTTCTTTGGGTTCCCGCTGTACTTCATGGACCGGGAACAGGTCAAACTGGCGGCCCAGAAGGTGATGGCAGAGTTCGGGGAGGTGCCGCTGGGGGTGGTTGGCAAGCCGGATAACAGAGAAAGGATATCTGACTTCAGACTGTTCCAGAACTCGCCCAACCCATTCAGCCAGCAGACGAATATCAGTTACCAACTGCCGAAGAACGGGATGGTCAAGCTGAACATCTATAACATAGCAGGCCAGCTGGTGAAAACATTGGTCAATAGTGAACAGCAGGCTGGGAGCTATACGGTCAAATGGAACGGCCGGGACGACAACGGCCTGCAGGCAAGCAACGGTGTCTATGTCTGCAAACTGGAAGCCGCAGGGATCAAAGGCACTAAAAAAATGCTTTTGCTCCGATAG